In Misgurnus anguillicaudatus unplaced genomic scaffold, ASM2758022v2 HiC_scaffold_26, whole genome shotgun sequence, the following proteins share a genomic window:
- the LOC129443232 gene encoding uncharacterized protein, producing MAAHPDPSSPLPTVKEEEVLFKTYIPPARDAITLPIHVFYIILACMVIVATLYAIIGHLIKDLIHDFADYLFGKQPDEVQINPCETKDKFMVDWCPETSPELEEMARAEEIKVLMEGCRPTPAIWIISEGIEPRAPRTGPRVAFGKNV from the exons ATGGCGGCTCATCCTGACCCTTCGTCCCCGCTGCCCACAGTTAAAGAGGAGGAGGTCTTATTTAAAACCTACATCCCACCTGCTCGAGATGCCATTACTCTACCCATTCATGTCTTCTACATCATCCTCGCATGTATGGTCATAGTAGCAACCCTCTATGCCATCATCGGCCACCTCATCAAAGACCTGATTCACGACTTTGCAG ATTATCTTTTCGGAAAGCAGCCAGATGAGGTCCAAATCAACCCGTGTGAGACCAAAGATAAGTTCATGGTAGACTGGTGTCCAGAAACGAGTCCAGAGCTGGAGGAGATGGCTCGTGCTGAGGAGATCAAGGTGCTGATGGAGGGCTGCAGGCCGACGCCGGCCATCTGGATCATCTCTGAAGGGATCGAGCCCAGAGCGCCGCGCACCGGGCCGCGGGTGGCGTTCGGCAAGAATGTATAG
- the LOC141362391 gene encoding uncharacterized protein, producing MSNDETLRSLMFTLSYVLMKRRRDVTSADAQRRREVQRRVTHRQYFHQKQKRMLMMMIAQTSRPVSDIPTRPTRVWSNIESTDWWERVVMREFQPSDWLEKFRMTKETFFLLCGKLKPRLNRQDTRLRPALPLEKRVAVALWRLASNVEYRTISTLFGVGRSTVCKCVRDVCHAIVLLLRPLYLRTPSEQELEDAARLFATRWGFPHCVGAVGSLHVPIIAPSSNADNYWNSRGWLSVVTQGAVNGLGQFWDVCAGFPGSTEHSAILQNSTLWGRACDGGFLLHDPPLNFMGRPLGYLMLGDAGYALKSWLIKSYPESGELTAGQRAFNRKLERARSVVDDAFLRLRARWQCLLKRNDCRMDVVPTMILACCVLHNVCEVHGDEFDERWEEAVRHEESPQPADEVSPSADDPDAEEVRALFCEYFLQQENQQRTLAC from the exons ATGTCAAACGACGAGACGCTTCGCTCGTTGATGTTTACGCTCAGTTACGTGCTGATGAAGAGGCGGCGGGACGTCACGAGCGCGGACGCTCAGCGGCGACGCGAGGTGCAGCGGCGCGTCACTCACAGACAGTATTTCCATCAGAAACAAAAGAGGATGCTCATG ATGATGATCGCTCAAACGTCTCGTCCAGTCAGTGACATACCAACACGTCCTACACGTGTGTGGAGCAACATCGAGAGCACCGATTGGTGGGAGCGGGTGGTCATGAGAGAGTTCCAGCCCTCCGATTGGCTTGAGAAGTTTCGCATGACTAAAGAGACGTTCTTTCTTCTCTGCGGTAAACTGAAGCCCCGTCTGAATCGTCAGGACACTCGGCTCCGCCCTGCGCTGCCCCTGGAGAAGCGGGTCGCCGTGGCGTTGTGGCGCCTCGCTTCGAATGTGGAGTACCGTACCATTAGCACGCTGTTTGGCGTGGGACGATCCACTGTCTGTAAGTGCGTGCGGGATGTGTGCCACGCCATCGTGTTGCTCCTGCGCCCACTTTACCTTCGCACACCCAGCGAGCAAGAGTTGGAGGACGCGGCCCGACTGTTCGCCACCCGCTGGGGATTCCCACACTGTGTTGGTGCGGTGGGCAGCCTCCACGTACCCATCATCGCACCGTCCAGCAACGCCGACAACTACTGGAACAGCCGCGGCTGGCTGTCTGTGGTCACGCAGGGCGCCGTCAACGGTCTGGGCCAGTTTTGGGACGTGTGCGCCGGGTTTCCAGGCAGCACCGAGCACTCTGCCATCTTGCAGAACTCCACCTTGTGGGGGCGCGCTTGCGACGGTGGCTTTTTGCTGCACGACCCACCCTTGAACTTCATGGGCCGCCCGCTGGGGTACCTGATGCTTGGGGATGCTGGATACGCTCTGAAGAGCTGGTTAATAAAGAGCTACCCAGAGTCCGGAGAGCTCACGGCAGGTCAGAGGGCCTTTAATCGCAAACTGGAGCGGGCGCGGAGCGTTGTGGACGACGCCTTTCTGCGGCTGCGGGCGCGCTGGCAGTGCTTGTTGAAGCGTAACGATTGCCGCATGGACGTGGTGCCAACCATGATACTGGCGTGCTGCGTCCTCCACAACGTGTGTGAGGTGCACGGGGACGAGTTTGACGAGAGGTGGGAGGAGGCGGTGCGACACGAGGAGAGCCCGCAGCCTGCTGACGAGGTGTCACCCTCCGCCGATGACCCGGACGCAGAGGAAGTCCGAGCGCTGTTCTGTGAATACTTTCTGCAGCAGGAGAACCAACAAAGAACGTTGGCTTGCTAA